In one Mucilaginibacter ginsenosidivorax genomic region, the following are encoded:
- a CDS encoding transglutaminase-like domain-containing protein has translation MIACACCTLFTLGAFALEGDSLVTITALKNEYQFKWNGQTSRVEIKEKLSNTYVSNSYGVSYPVSEFYNDNTSIDAVTCKVDGHNLRSFKPTYTYYSQDDVFYSDAKICYFPMDMPKKGSIGTVTFEETLNDPRYFTSIYFSDAAIVQQGEVSLKIPRWMKVDIKEMNFNSFGIKKTTEYVSGEDADVITYSFANIPAMKREANSPGPTYIYPHLLVLCKSAAPGGKQITYFGSLADQYAWYRELVKNVAGDQAVISAKAKELTAGLTADMDKIKAIFYYVQDNIRYIAFEDGMAGFRPEKADEVLRKKYGDCKGMANLTKALLVSQGYDARLCWLGTKHIAYDYQTPSMAVDNHMICALNYKGKIYYLDATESYLSLNEYAERIQGRQVLMEDGDKYILNKIPYAPPLQNSTNQLSKLSVSGTSLVGKVNYTWKGEDKESILSGLNSIKHENTDKAMVKYLADDNNDYTINNLKLSSTANPDKDLTAAFDLEHKNAVNVFSKDYYINIDSQKELADFTFKPAVRKLDYWFAYKMNINSQTELDIPANYKAATVPADLNIVNPDYEFHISYTQLPNKLVYKKKLLIKNTSLPKKRFEQWNHDVEQLSKAYNETLILKPTN, from the coding sequence TTGATTGCGTGCGCTTGCTGTACGTTGTTTACCCTGGGGGCGTTTGCTTTAGAAGGCGATTCGCTGGTAACCATAACCGCCTTAAAAAATGAATACCAGTTTAAATGGAACGGCCAGACCAGCAGGGTCGAAATAAAAGAGAAACTGAGTAATACCTACGTGAGCAATAGCTACGGCGTAAGCTACCCGGTATCTGAATTTTATAACGATAACACCAGCATTGATGCCGTAACCTGCAAGGTTGATGGCCATAACTTACGGTCGTTTAAGCCAACCTACACCTATTACAGCCAGGACGATGTCTTTTATTCGGATGCAAAAATTTGCTACTTCCCCATGGATATGCCCAAAAAAGGAAGCATCGGCACGGTCACTTTTGAAGAAACCCTGAATGACCCGCGATATTTTACCTCTATTTATTTTTCGGATGCGGCAATAGTGCAACAAGGCGAGGTAAGCCTTAAAATTCCCCGCTGGATGAAGGTGGATATCAAGGAAATGAACTTTAATTCCTTCGGCATTAAAAAAACTACCGAATATGTATCTGGCGAAGATGCCGATGTTATCACCTATTCGTTTGCGAATATACCGGCCATGAAACGCGAGGCCAATAGCCCCGGCCCAACCTATATTTATCCGCACCTGTTGGTGTTGTGTAAATCTGCGGCGCCGGGCGGCAAGCAGATCACCTATTTCGGTTCTCTTGCCGATCAGTACGCCTGGTACCGCGAACTGGTGAAAAATGTGGCGGGCGATCAAGCCGTAATCAGCGCGAAGGCAAAAGAGTTAACCGCCGGCCTTACCGCTGATATGGACAAGATAAAAGCCATATTTTATTATGTACAGGATAACATCAGGTATATTGCCTTTGAAGATGGTATGGCAGGCTTTAGGCCCGAAAAGGCCGACGAAGTGCTGCGCAAAAAATATGGCGATTGTAAGGGGATGGCCAATTTAACCAAGGCGCTGCTGGTATCGCAGGGTTATGATGCCCGGCTATGCTGGCTGGGTACCAAGCACATTGCCTATGATTACCAAACCCCGTCAATGGCGGTTGATAACCACATGATATGCGCCTTAAACTACAAAGGGAAAATATATTACCTTGATGCAACCGAAAGCTACCTTAGCCTTAACGAATATGCCGAGCGCATACAAGGCCGCCAGGTTTTAATGGAAGACGGCGATAAATACATCCTGAATAAAATACCTTACGCCCCGCCTTTACAAAACTCAACCAACCAGTTAAGCAAGCTAAGTGTAAGTGGCACCAGCCTGGTAGGTAAAGTAAATTATACGTGGAAGGGCGAGGATAAGGAAAGTATTTTAAGCGGCTTAAACAGTATTAAACACGAAAATACGGATAAGGCTATGGTGAAATACCTGGCCGATGATAATAACGATTACACCATTAACAACCTGAAACTAAGCAGCACCGCCAACCCCGATAAGGATTTGACAGCCGCGTTTGACCTGGAGCATAAGAATGCGGTAAACGTGTTTAGCAAGGATTATTACATCAATATCGACAGCCAGAAAGAACTGGCCGACTTTACTTTTAAACCCGCCGTGCGCAAGCTTGATTATTGGTTTGCCTATAAAATGAACATCAACAGCCAAACCGAGCTGGATATTCCGGCTAACTATAAAGCCGCAACTGTACCTGCAGATTTAAACATTGTGAACCCCGATTACGAGTTTCATATAAGCTACACCCAATTGCCCAACAAACTGGTGTACAAAAAAAAACTGCTTATTAAAAATACCAGCCTGCCCAAAAAACGGTTTGAGCAATGGAACCATGATGTGGAGCAGTTGAGCAAAGCTTACAACGAAACCCTGATCCTAAAACCTACAAACTGA
- a CDS encoding ComEC/Rec2 family competence protein: MIANHKGEIPFVVLLLPFLLGIASGIGFITAAYLPLLWSIFGGLGIAFILLNLSYQRLAIYKTRWLGGLLITIILFSAGCICAVNNNELNDARHFSRSPAQYLSIKINTEPQLKNGLIRFTATVGQSVNNKQSMPVTGTILVTIKDSATISLQYGDELVIPAKYTPIDPPFTPGEFNYKQYLAHQNIYYQAFLYPGMYRVIKHGTGNPLIAFSLRLRQQMINRFKQQMHDPGAIAVASTLILGYKADLSSDILQAYSKTGTIHVLSVSGAHVAIIYILLQFTLGFLNGYRHGRVIKAVIIIALIWYYSLLSGFSPAVCRAAAMISMVIIGKTYARYINLLNILAVSAFALLLYNPLLITDVGFQLSYLAVAGLVVLQPVVYKWLTFKNKWADKVWMACSVSIAAQVITFPLSALYFHQFPVYFSLSNLLIIIPTSVIMYSGVAYLALSSVPLLSTLLARLLEYAILFMNKALAIIEYAPFASIGKIWLTVPEYLLLYIIIISGFYYLYNKKTWLLKLSLTSLLLFATSISLKRYLAENAHSIAFLNLRKNTGIVFKNGNSAVVLTNLADTNKNYKYSVQPYLDSSQVAHTTIIGLNQNISLTWFKKQGALMQFYNKRIIIFDKQLQNQRQPGKLIASYLYITGNPHVSLQAVNSNFDYQTLIIDGSNSNQTVERFSAGAKALNVNFKILKRNNSLIIVSN, translated from the coding sequence ATGATCGCGAACCATAAAGGCGAGATCCCTTTTGTTGTATTGCTCCTGCCCTTTTTACTGGGGATAGCCTCAGGTATCGGCTTTATTACGGCCGCATACCTGCCTTTACTTTGGAGCATTTTCGGCGGTCTGGGTATTGCCTTTATCCTGCTGAATTTAAGCTACCAGCGGCTGGCCATTTATAAAACCAGGTGGCTTGGCGGGTTACTAATCACAATCATCCTGTTTTCGGCAGGCTGTATCTGCGCCGTGAATAATAACGAACTGAACGATGCAAGGCATTTTTCCAGGTCACCGGCGCAATATCTTTCCATAAAAATCAATACCGAACCGCAGCTCAAAAACGGGTTGATAAGGTTTACGGCAACGGTTGGGCAAAGCGTCAACAATAAACAATCAATGCCTGTTACCGGCACAATCTTGGTGACCATTAAAGACAGTGCAACCATATCCCTGCAATATGGCGATGAGTTGGTTATCCCGGCGAAGTACACTCCTATCGATCCCCCCTTTACCCCCGGCGAATTCAACTATAAACAATACCTGGCGCATCAAAATATTTACTACCAGGCCTTTTTATACCCGGGTATGTATCGGGTTATAAAACATGGCACAGGCAACCCGCTCATCGCCTTTTCGCTGCGGCTACGACAGCAAATGATTAATCGCTTTAAACAGCAAATGCACGATCCCGGCGCCATAGCAGTAGCATCAACCTTGATACTGGGTTACAAAGCCGATTTGAGCAGCGATATTTTGCAGGCCTATTCCAAAACGGGCACCATTCATGTATTATCCGTTTCGGGCGCGCATGTGGCCATCATTTATATTTTGCTGCAATTTACCCTTGGTTTTTTGAATGGCTACCGGCATGGCCGGGTAATAAAAGCGGTTATCATTATCGCACTCATCTGGTATTATTCGCTACTCAGCGGCTTCTCGCCTGCCGTGTGCCGGGCGGCGGCGATGATCAGCATGGTTATCATCGGCAAAACCTATGCCCGGTATATCAATTTGCTTAATATCCTGGCCGTATCGGCATTCGCGCTGTTATTGTATAATCCGCTTTTAATTACCGATGTTGGTTTCCAGCTATCGTACCTGGCTGTGGCCGGACTGGTGGTTTTACAGCCGGTTGTTTACAAATGGCTGACGTTTAAAAATAAATGGGCAGATAAAGTTTGGATGGCCTGTTCGGTATCTATAGCCGCGCAGGTTATTACGTTTCCGCTAAGCGCATTGTATTTTCACCAGTTCCCGGTTTATTTTTCACTGAGCAACCTGCTCATTATTATACCTACATCGGTTATTATGTACAGCGGGGTTGCTTACCTGGCGCTTTCATCGGTGCCCCTGCTATCAACTTTACTGGCGCGGTTATTGGAATATGCCATATTGTTCATGAACAAAGCGCTGGCAATTATTGAATATGCGCCTTTCGCCAGCATTGGTAAAATATGGCTTACAGTGCCAGAGTATTTATTGCTTTACATAATTATTATAAGTGGGTTTTATTATTTGTACAACAAAAAAACATGGCTTTTAAAACTTAGCCTGACCAGCCTGTTGCTTTTTGCCACAAGCATCAGCCTGAAAAGATACCTGGCCGAAAATGCTCATTCTATCGCGTTTTTAAACCTGCGCAAAAACACAGGCATTGTATTTAAAAATGGCAACAGTGCGGTTGTACTTACCAACCTTGCAGATACCAATAAAAATTACAAATATTCGGTGCAGCCGTATTTAGATAGTTCGCAGGTGGCGCATACTACCATTATAGGTTTAAACCAAAACATCAGTTTAACATGGTTTAAAAAACAGGGAGCATTAATGCAGTTTTATAATAAAAGGATAATTATATTTGATAAGCAATTACAAAACCAACGGCAACCGGGTAAACTGATAGCCAGTTATTTATATATTACCGGCAATCCGCACGTCAGTTTACAAGCGGTAAATAGTAACTTTGACTACCAAACATTGATTATTGATGGCAGCAACAGCAACCAAACTGTCGAAAGGTTTTCTGCCGGTGCAAAGGCACTGAATGTAAACTTTAAAATTTTAAAACGTAACAATTCGCTTATTATAGTATCTAATTAA
- a CDS encoding MerR family transcriptional regulator, giving the protein MAYKEREISKMYYTMGEVSAMFDVNQSLIRFYEKEFDVLQPKKNKKGNRYFTPEDIENFKIIFHLIRDKGYTLNGAKEHLKSNLGDHKENQRVIDSLENIKKFLLEVRDQL; this is encoded by the coding sequence ATGGCTTACAAAGAACGTGAAATAAGCAAAATGTATTACACCATGGGCGAGGTATCGGCCATGTTTGATGTAAACCAATCGCTTATCCGTTTTTATGAAAAGGAATTTGATGTATTGCAGCCTAAAAAGAACAAAAAAGGCAACCGCTATTTTACTCCCGAGGACATCGAGAATTTTAAGATAATCTTCCACCTCATTCGCGACAAAGGCTATACACTGAACGGCGCCAAAGAACACCTGAAAAGCAACCTCGGCGACCACAAAGAAAACCAGCGGGTAATCGATTCGCTCGAAAATATCAAAAAATTCCTGCTGGAAGTAAGGGATCAGTTGTAG
- a CDS encoding addiction module protein, with protein METLTIDIQNEQEKKVLLAFLDSLNYQYHTDDDYQLTDEQEKEMVKRKEDFLAGKTTSRPWSEIRKKYEGV; from the coding sequence ATGGAGACGCTAACAATTGACATTCAAAATGAACAGGAAAAAAAAGTACTCCTGGCTTTTTTAGATAGCTTAAACTATCAATATCATACCGACGATGATTACCAGTTAACTGATGAGCAGGAAAAAGAGATGGTTAAACGAAAAGAAGATTTTTTAGCTGGTAAAACCACCTCCCGTCCGTGGAGCGAAATCAGGAAAAAGTACGAAGGTGTTTGA
- a CDS encoding LTA synthase family protein, with protein sequence MLRNLFSLVRFFLFWLLFFAITRLAFELYFLPKLKDADLSDIIQTYFYGLRLDASAAAYISAIPLLVFLVNWCIPNTHIKPIWLKIYVWVCLFFISLNTGLNFNIFREWGTKVVFRVFKSLYDAPSEAFASTGSSPVGRSVFICIILLASGVFLSLKIIDFKFKKPAVEPRLKAVLIALLLFVNFLLMRGGLQPVPVDQNSAYFSDHEFLNQAALNTEWNLFNNVVENLGRPYNPFVFMQPGSATRIVQEAYSYNTDSTRNVLTTNRPNIVIIQIESYTADVIESLGGDKGVAPNFEKFIKNGILFNNIYSSADRTDKGIVSIMSGFPSQAIRTIVADTLKNKKLPAIASSLKTAGYPTSYFYGGKSNYMHFDLFMKNHQVDHITDELAFDKSQVKTQWGVYDDVLFAKHLDFAQQQKQPFFTYLQTSTNHEPFVLPVKGHFPEDDDAGDASNKFRSTAYFTDSCLNAYFEQAKKQAWYKNTLFILVADHGHRLPRNVSEAYNPVKYHIPLLFLGEVIKPEYRGKKINKLGGQTDIAATLLTQLGLPHQQFKWSKDLLNPTTKDFAFFDWDNGFCFMTPRQVVSYDNSGRRVVYTRNKNADAKTTDNVLLYGKAFLQEVYTEYMGF encoded by the coding sequence ATGTTAAGAAACCTTTTCAGTTTAGTGCGCTTCTTTTTATTCTGGTTATTGTTCTTCGCAATAACCCGGCTGGCGTTCGAACTATATTTTCTGCCTAAACTTAAAGATGCCGACCTAAGCGACATCATACAAACCTATTTTTATGGCCTTCGGCTTGATGCGTCGGCAGCAGCCTACATCAGCGCCATACCCCTGTTGGTTTTCCTGGTTAACTGGTGCATACCAAATACACACATCAAACCTATCTGGCTAAAAATATATGTTTGGGTTTGCCTGTTTTTTATCTCGTTAAATACGGGGCTTAATTTCAACATTTTTCGCGAATGGGGCACCAAGGTGGTGTTCAGGGTGTTTAAATCGTTGTACGATGCGCCATCCGAAGCATTTGCCTCAACAGGTTCATCGCCGGTGGGCAGGAGTGTTTTTATATGTATTATATTATTGGCATCGGGGGTTTTCCTGTCATTAAAAATCATCGATTTTAAGTTTAAAAAGCCCGCCGTTGAACCACGGTTGAAAGCGGTGCTGATCGCCTTACTCCTTTTCGTCAATTTTTTGCTGATGAGGGGCGGTTTGCAACCGGTACCTGTCGATCAAAATTCGGCTTATTTTTCTGACCATGAATTTTTGAACCAGGCAGCGCTTAATACCGAATGGAACCTGTTTAACAATGTGGTTGAAAACCTTGGTCGCCCTTATAACCCCTTCGTGTTTATGCAGCCAGGCAGTGCTACCCGGATTGTGCAGGAGGCCTACAGCTATAATACCGACAGCACACGAAACGTACTTACCACCAACAGGCCCAACATTGTCATTATCCAGATAGAAAGCTATACTGCCGATGTGATTGAGTCATTAGGCGGCGATAAAGGCGTGGCCCCCAATTTTGAAAAATTTATTAAAAACGGCATCCTGTTCAACAATATTTATTCATCTGCCGACAGGACCGATAAAGGCATTGTATCTATCATGAGCGGCTTCCCTTCGCAGGCCATTCGTACTATTGTTGCCGATACTTTAAAAAACAAAAAGCTGCCGGCCATAGCGTCATCGCTTAAAACCGCGGGGTACCCAACATCCTATTTTTATGGCGGCAAAAGCAATTACATGCATTTTGACCTGTTTATGAAAAACCACCAGGTTGATCATATTACCGACGAACTGGCCTTCGACAAAAGCCAGGTTAAAACCCAATGGGGGGTTTATGACGATGTGCTTTTTGCTAAACACCTGGATTTTGCCCAACAACAAAAGCAGCCTTTTTTTACTTACCTGCAAACATCTACTAATCATGAGCCTTTTGTGTTGCCCGTAAAAGGTCATTTTCCGGAAGACGACGATGCGGGTGATGCCAGCAACAAGTTCAGGAGTACAGCCTACTTTACCGACTCGTGCCTCAACGCATATTTTGAACAAGCCAAAAAGCAGGCCTGGTATAAAAATACGCTGTTTATTTTAGTAGCCGACCACGGCCACCGCCTGCCGCGCAATGTATCTGAAGCTTATAATCCTGTAAAATACCATATCCCGCTGCTGTTTTTGGGCGAAGTGATAAAACCCGAATACCGGGGCAAAAAGATTAACAAACTGGGCGGGCAAACAGATATTGCCGCTACCCTGCTTACCCAGCTTGGACTACCCCATCAGCAGTTCAAATGGTCGAAAGATTTGCTTAACCCCACCACCAAAGATTTCGCTTTTTTTGATTGGGACAACGGCTTTTGTTTTATGACACCCCGGCAGGTGGTATCATACGATAACTCGGGCCGCAGGGTAGTTTACACCCGCAATAAAAACGCGGATGCGAAGACTACCGATAACGTGCTTTTATACGGCAAGGCCTTTTTGCAGGAGGTGTATACGGAGTATATGGGTTTTTAA
- a CDS encoding DUF3857 domain-containing protein, whose amino-acid sequence MKPLYLSLFFLFTTTLTFAQDNVPYAEKAAQLQKEIWGTTAPEFKVTKVPDSLSKESAVVLARSFSLNRTSNTKIKFLIITAAASLRTVKLKTFHERVKINDKVSLEDYSTLEYQKKLDKTVSFFLTKFVSTNNTFIGAKIVKPNGSEVIVNTGEEVLTKNETKDQKGKLAIPGLQVGDILDYYVSTVDVDENSKNASYKNNDDVFILADEYPVLYYSLDFQYNKKTDVKYIYANGAPHFDGGRNADGDLVLSLKLHNMPKYKTNIWVSALRQYPYIEIGSTFNNGADASYDTRALAIKKAFKYSFEEYSGFNEAEKRTKDYFNTGKPFKNNAADSVLKVLYDIWKFQVFCNYEGDELDNIDGMNYRTARSVPAAISMSMMLTQLGISHAVLMVASRMSNTLDNMFTFNDFDAIIRIKRDKTYFMSFDNAVTHFGEVPERFEGEKVIALYPDRITNKYYTFTEKDDSLSVSTSDKNFIDEQLQVNLLPADMQKLKIARQVSETGSMRLEDQKSLLPAGDIDKGLQALIKGEELSKRIKGKHKADEYSSAFEQQRKDQLKAFTTEIKGKYDQEPTEVKDCKIIDPAIENTNPAFKYSASFVLNNLVKKAGNNYLVDVGKLTGGFYKLDDTERKRTIDVYMPCARSFKYTISLAIPQGYSAKGVEELNVKKENKTGSFSSTANISGNTLNIVVTRAYAHNFEKAADWPALVEMIDAAAAYNAKKILLEKK is encoded by the coding sequence ATGAAACCACTTTACCTGTCACTATTTTTTTTATTCACCACTACTTTAACCTTCGCGCAGGACAATGTGCCTTATGCCGAAAAGGCCGCCCAGTTACAAAAGGAAATCTGGGGCACAACTGCGCCCGAGTTTAAAGTTACCAAAGTTCCCGATAGCCTGAGCAAAGAGAGTGCTGTTGTGCTGGCTCGCTCGTTTAGCCTTAACCGTACATCAAACACCAAAATAAAATTTTTGATTATTACCGCCGCCGCAAGCCTGCGTACCGTTAAACTAAAAACCTTTCACGAGCGTGTAAAAATTAACGACAAAGTATCGCTGGAAGATTACTCAACCCTGGAGTATCAAAAAAAGCTGGATAAAACGGTGTCCTTCTTCCTTACCAAATTTGTGAGTACCAATAACACTTTTATCGGTGCCAAAATTGTTAAGCCAAACGGCAGCGAGGTAATTGTTAATACCGGCGAAGAGGTATTAACCAAAAACGAAACCAAAGACCAAAAGGGCAAACTGGCCATCCCCGGTTTGCAGGTGGGCGATATTTTAGATTATTACGTGAGCACCGTTGATGTTGACGAAAATAGCAAAAACGCATCCTATAAAAACAACGATGATGTTTTTATACTGGCCGATGAGTACCCTGTGTTGTATTACAGCCTCGATTTTCAGTACAATAAAAAAACCGATGTAAAATATATTTATGCCAATGGCGCCCCGCATTTTGATGGCGGCCGCAATGCAGATGGCGACCTCGTGCTGAGCCTTAAGCTGCACAATATGCCTAAGTATAAAACAAACATCTGGGTGTCAGCCCTGCGCCAGTATCCTTATATCGAAATTGGCAGTACGTTTAATAATGGTGCCGATGCATCATATGATACACGGGCGTTGGCCATTAAAAAGGCGTTCAAATATTCGTTCGAGGAGTACTCCGGCTTTAATGAGGCCGAAAAACGCACCAAAGATTATTTTAACACCGGTAAGCCATTTAAAAATAATGCTGCGGATAGTGTGCTGAAGGTGTTGTATGACATATGGAAATTCCAGGTGTTTTGTAATTACGAGGGCGATGAGCTTGACAATATCGATGGGATGAATTACCGTACCGCCCGCAGTGTGCCGGCTGCCATAAGTATGAGTATGATGCTTACCCAATTGGGTATTAGTCATGCTGTATTAATGGTAGCGTCGCGCATGAGCAATACCCTCGATAATATGTTTACTTTTAACGATTTTGATGCCATCATCCGCATAAAAAGAGACAAAACCTATTTTATGAGTTTTGATAATGCGGTTACCCATTTTGGCGAGGTGCCGGAGCGTTTTGAAGGCGAAAAAGTAATTGCCCTGTACCCCGACCGAATCACCAACAAGTACTACACTTTTACCGAAAAGGACGACTCGTTGTCAGTTTCAACCAGCGATAAAAATTTTATTGACGAACAGCTACAGGTAAACCTGCTGCCAGCGGATATGCAAAAACTAAAAATTGCCCGGCAGGTAAGCGAAACCGGTTCAATGCGTCTTGAAGATCAAAAATCCCTGTTGCCGGCCGGCGATATTGACAAAGGTTTACAAGCCCTGATAAAAGGCGAAGAACTATCAAAAAGGATAAAAGGCAAACACAAAGCCGATGAATACTCGAGTGCCTTTGAGCAACAACGCAAAGACCAGTTAAAAGCCTTTACCACCGAAATTAAGGGTAAATACGATCAGGAGCCAACCGAAGTAAAGGATTGCAAAATAATCGACCCGGCGATTGAAAACACCAACCCTGCGTTTAAATACAGTGCGTCATTTGTGCTCAACAACCTGGTGAAAAAGGCAGGTAACAACTACCTGGTTGATGTTGGCAAACTCACCGGCGGTTTTTACAAACTGGACGATACCGAACGCAAGCGCACTATCGACGTTTACATGCCCTGCGCCCGCAGTTTTAAATATACCATATCGCTGGCAATCCCGCAGGGCTATTCAGCCAAAGGAGTAGAAGAACTGAACGTTAAAAAAGAGAACAAAACAGGCTCATTCTCATCAACCGCAAATATAAGCGGCAACACATTAAATATTGTAGTAACCCGTGCCTACGCCCACAACTTCGAAAAAGCCGCCGACTGGCCCGCACTGGTTGAAATGATTGATGCAGCCGCGGCTTATAACGCTAAGAAGATTTTGCTGGAGAAGAAGTAG